Proteins from a single region of Chloroherpeton thalassium ATCC 35110:
- a CDS encoding enoyl-ACP reductase FabI, with protein MPDRVSYGLLKGKKGIVFGPFDESSIGWHIALYAHQEGAQIAISNIAAALRFGKPAELAKVCGDAPFIACDASIQDDVDNAIKEAKEKLGSLDFIVHSIGMSPNIRKQKPYEDLNYDWYVKTLEVSGISLHRVISSALKQDALNDGASIVALSYIAAQRNYWTYSDMGDAKALLESIVRSYGPRLSKRGIRVNTVSQSPTYTKAGSGITDFDKMYEFSDLTAPLGNATAEECAEYVMTLLSDLTRKVTMQNLFHDGGYSSMGTTLPIIRLVHEALKNEELVKKAGFDEFLPPDRNLNMGSDSQ; from the coding sequence ATGCCCGATAGAGTCTCTTACGGCCTTCTAAAAGGAAAAAAAGGAATTGTTTTTGGCCCGTTCGATGAAAGTAGTATCGGTTGGCACATAGCTTTATATGCACACCAGGAAGGCGCTCAAATAGCTATTTCAAATATTGCTGCGGCGTTGCGTTTTGGAAAACCAGCCGAACTTGCTAAAGTATGTGGAGATGCGCCGTTCATCGCTTGCGATGCAAGTATTCAGGACGATGTGGATAATGCCATCAAAGAAGCAAAAGAAAAATTAGGTTCGCTTGATTTTATCGTGCATTCGATTGGAATGTCTCCAAACATTCGCAAGCAAAAGCCTTATGAAGATTTGAATTATGATTGGTATGTCAAAACACTTGAAGTTTCTGGCATTTCCCTTCACAGAGTTATTTCTTCTGCGCTAAAACAAGACGCTCTCAACGATGGCGCAAGCATTGTTGCACTTTCCTACATTGCTGCTCAAAGAAACTACTGGACTTACTCGGATATGGGCGATGCCAAAGCGTTGCTTGAATCGATTGTTCGTAGTTACGGTCCTCGTTTGTCCAAGCGCGGCATTCGCGTCAATACCGTTTCTCAAAGCCCAACTTATACCAAAGCCGGCAGCGGTATCACAGATTTCGACAAAATGTATGAATTCAGCGACTTGACTGCGCCGTTAGGCAATGCAACAGCTGAGGAATGTGCTGAATATGTGATGACCTTGCTAAGCGATTTGACTCGCAAAGTCACCATGCAGAATTTGTTCCACGATGGTGGCTACAGCTCGATGGGAACAACTTTGCCGATCATTCGTTTGGTTCATGAAGCATTGAAAAATGAAGAGTTGGTCAAGAAAGCTGGGTTTGACGAGTTTCTTCCGCCGGATCGCAATTTAAACATGGGTTCAGACTCGCAATAA
- the aat gene encoding leucyl/phenylalanyl-tRNA--protein transferase, translating to MKRQRKNALSPEVILHGYHIGIFPMADSANGEIRWYLPKKRAIIPLDEFKVARSLRQVIKKGLFEVRINCNFEQVIKNCAAPREDDEQTWISHEIMAVYTELHYRGFAHSVESYYQGELAGGLYGVSIGGVFFGESMFYRVPNASKVALHALVSRLRDRDFDLLDSQFMNENVKRFGAIEISHDDYMARLQKAIYNPTAFV from the coding sequence ATGAAAAGGCAAAGAAAGAATGCTCTCTCTCCTGAGGTAATTCTTCACGGCTACCATATCGGGATTTTCCCGATGGCCGATTCCGCAAACGGCGAAATTCGCTGGTATCTTCCCAAAAAACGCGCCATTATTCCGCTTGATGAATTCAAGGTTGCTCGCTCTCTCCGTCAAGTAATAAAAAAAGGCTTATTTGAAGTTCGTATCAACTGCAATTTTGAGCAGGTGATTAAAAATTGCGCCGCGCCGCGCGAGGACGATGAGCAAACATGGATTTCCCACGAAATCATGGCGGTTTATACCGAGTTGCACTATCGTGGCTTTGCGCATAGCGTCGAGAGCTATTATCAAGGTGAACTGGCTGGCGGGCTATATGGCGTTTCTATTGGCGGTGTTTTTTTTGGGGAATCGATGTTTTATCGTGTCCCAAACGCCTCGAAAGTCGCGCTCCATGCGTTGGTCTCGCGACTCCGAGATCGCGATTTTGATCTGCTTGATTCGCAGTTTATGAATGAAAATGTCAAGCGGTTCGGCGCTATTGAAATTAGTCATGACGATTACATGGCTCGTTTGCAAAAAGCGATTTATAATCCCACAGCATTTGTTTAA
- a CDS encoding pantothenate kinase, translating to MTPRNHLVKQPNLSSIATVDIGNTQTSIAIFEGDELKEFERFSSKNLESKSALPDFCQKCQSLVGSAPLIAMSSVVPNVASALKTMFHQQFSEKPIFEITYQTKLPFHIRYQTPETLGNDRLALCAAACERFPNQAVMIIDFGTAITYDVLNSKHEYLGGLILAGTSLSARALNEHTAQLPAIGLQKESGIIGRNTRDCLSKGLFWGTVAQTEGLILKLKSELAEEHGEPEVKVLITGGNSVTLAGAMPHIDIRDEFAIHKGIRFIAALNTNR from the coding sequence ATGACGCCACGCAACCATTTAGTCAAACAACCCAATTTATCTTCGATCGCAACAGTTGATATTGGAAATACCCAAACATCGATTGCCATTTTCGAAGGCGATGAATTAAAAGAATTTGAGCGATTTTCCTCCAAAAATTTAGAGAGTAAAAGTGCGCTGCCAGATTTTTGTCAAAAATGCCAGTCGCTTGTGGGATCTGCGCCGCTGATTGCCATGTCGAGCGTTGTTCCCAATGTGGCCTCTGCGCTGAAAACCATGTTTCATCAGCAATTTAGCGAAAAGCCAATTTTTGAAATCACTTATCAAACAAAACTGCCGTTCCATATTCGCTATCAAACACCCGAAACGCTCGGCAACGATCGGCTGGCGCTTTGCGCAGCTGCTTGCGAGCGATTTCCAAACCAAGCTGTGATGATCATTGATTTTGGAACAGCCATCACTTACGACGTTTTAAATTCAAAGCATGAATATTTAGGCGGGCTCATTTTAGCCGGAACGTCTCTTTCAGCGCGGGCGCTCAACGAGCATACAGCGCAGCTTCCTGCAATTGGGCTGCAAAAAGAATCCGGCATTATTGGCAGAAATACTCGTGATTGCCTTTCAAAAGGACTTTTTTGGGGCACAGTCGCCCAAACTGAAGGCTTGATTTTAAAACTGAAAAGCGAGTTAGCAGAAGAACATGGAGAACCAGAAGTAAAAGTGCTGATAACAGGTGGAAATAGCGTCACGCTGGCCGGCGCGATGCCGCACATTGACATTCGGGATGAATTTGCCATTCATAAAGGCATTCGGTTCATTGCGGCACTAAACACAAATAGATGA
- a CDS encoding type II toxin-antitoxin system Phd/YefM family antitoxin, with protein MTTLTVSEARAKLYKLLDEVSESHTPAVITGKRSTGVLISEEDWNEIQEKLFLLSIPDMRESIKEGLDTSIENCSEKLDW; from the coding sequence ATGACAACACTTACCGTTAGTGAAGCGCGGGCAAAACTATATAAGCTTTTGGATGAAGTTTCCGAGTCGCATACACCGGCAGTAATTACAGGAAAGCGCTCGACAGGCGTACTCATCTCGGAGGAGGACTGGAATGAAATTCAGGAAAAGTTGTTTCTACTGTCTATTCCAGACATGCGTGAATCGATAAAAGAAGGCTTGGATACCTCGATTGAAAATTGTTCGGAGAAATTGGACTGGTGA
- a CDS encoding 4Fe-4S binding protein: MQSNSHSTHTKRRNLILGRRFVTQTLFILAHVLLIKVAIPNVLWAVLGLLFWGGLVFAAVRSGKWVCVSICWLGGIQDLMYRWAKKRVNFSPKITQWAILIIVTLWTPLAWLLVDGAMFAEKGSPLQNPLDANQNIFAQAGHFIILLAVGLTVTIFGPRGACHYLCPFGMVVSYSRNHKLNRQLKEEQEKVKRKTREHEQC, encoded by the coding sequence ATGCAATCAAATTCACACTCGACACATACCAAACGGCGGAATTTAATTTTGGGCAGGCGATTTGTCACCCAAACCCTGTTTATTTTAGCGCATGTCTTGCTGATCAAGGTCGCGATTCCGAATGTGCTTTGGGCGGTTTTGGGCTTGCTCTTTTGGGGCGGCTTGGTTTTTGCAGCGGTGCGAAGCGGCAAGTGGGTTTGCGTCTCAATTTGCTGGCTCGGCGGGATTCAAGATTTGATGTATCGTTGGGCAAAAAAACGGGTGAACTTTTCGCCGAAAATTACGCAATGGGCAATTTTAATCATCGTGACACTTTGGACGCCACTTGCGTGGCTCTTGGTCGACGGCGCGATGTTCGCAGAAAAAGGCTCGCCCTTGCAAAACCCACTTGATGCAAATCAAAATATTTTTGCCCAAGCCGGCCATTTTATCATTTTGCTTGCCGTTGGGCTAACGGTGACAATTTTCGGGCCGCGAGGCGCATGTCATTATCTTTGCCCATTTGGTATGGTGGTCTCTTATTCGAGAAATCATAAATTGAATCGGCAGCTAAAAGAAGAACAAGAAAAAGTGAAAAGAAAAACAAGGGAACATGAACAATGCTGA
- a CDS encoding NADP-dependent isocitrate dehydrogenase, with amino-acid sequence MTVKNAKIIWTEVDEAPALATYSLLPIVNAFTGVAGVPVETRDISLSGRIIANFPENLTDEQKIPDELTALGELAKTPEANIIKLPNISASVPQLKAAIKELQEKGYNLPDYPEDPKNEAEKEIKARYAKVLGSAVNPVLREGNSDRRAPLSVKNYAKKFPHSMGAWSQDSKSHVSTMNSDDFRSNEKSVTMSQATDAKIEFVAEDGTVTVLKNKVALQAGEVVDATFMSVKALQTFFGEQIADAKEKGVLFSLHMKATMMKVSDPKIFGHCVKVFYKEVIEKHADTIKELGVDFNNGLGDLYAKLQNLPEAKRIEIENDIQALYKSMPSLAMVDSSKGITNLHVPSDVIIDASMPAAIRAGGKMWGADDAEHDAKFVIPDHSYAPLYHATVEHCIANGAFDPTTMGTVPNVGLMAQKAEEYGSHNTTFEAPGNGSIRVVDAAGNVIHEHKVENGDIWRMVMVKDAPIRDWVKLAVNRAKATGWPAVFWLDETRAHDAQLITKVKEYLKEHDTAGLDIRIMNVYDAAKFSLERMRNGENTISVTGNVLRDYNTDLFPILELGTSAKMQSIVPLMNGGGLFETGAGGSAPKHVQQLVKENHLRWDSLGEFLALVPSLEQLCTATNNPKAKVLADTLDQAIGKLLDNDKSPKRKCGQLDNRGSHFYLAMYWAEALAAQTEDADLQAKFTQLAKDLADNEVKIVEELNSVQGNPADIGGYYRPDFEKTSKVMRPSATLNAIIDGFAA; translated from the coding sequence ATGACAGTAAAAAACGCGAAAATTATTTGGACTGAGGTTGATGAAGCGCCGGCGCTTGCAACCTATTCCTTGCTTCCCATCGTGAATGCGTTCACTGGGGTAGCTGGTGTTCCGGTTGAAACACGCGATATTTCTCTTTCAGGCAGAATTATTGCGAACTTCCCGGAAAATCTGACTGACGAGCAGAAAATTCCTGATGAACTCACCGCATTGGGCGAGCTTGCTAAAACTCCAGAGGCAAACATCATTAAGTTGCCGAACATTAGCGCGTCTGTTCCGCAGCTGAAAGCCGCGATCAAAGAATTGCAGGAAAAAGGCTACAATCTCCCTGATTATCCAGAAGATCCAAAAAACGAGGCCGAAAAAGAAATTAAAGCCCGCTATGCAAAAGTGCTTGGTAGCGCGGTAAATCCGGTTTTACGCGAAGGAAACTCTGATCGCAGAGCGCCGCTGTCGGTAAAAAATTATGCGAAAAAATTCCCGCATTCAATGGGCGCATGGAGCCAGGATTCGAAATCGCATGTTTCTACCATGAACAGCGACGATTTCCGCTCGAACGAAAAATCCGTAACCATGTCACAAGCAACCGATGCCAAAATTGAGTTTGTTGCTGAAGATGGCACGGTAACCGTATTAAAAAATAAAGTTGCGCTTCAAGCTGGCGAAGTGGTTGATGCAACTTTCATGAGCGTGAAAGCCCTGCAGACATTTTTTGGTGAGCAAATCGCTGATGCAAAAGAAAAAGGTGTGCTTTTCTCGCTTCACATGAAAGCAACCATGATGAAGGTTTCCGACCCGAAAATTTTTGGTCACTGCGTGAAAGTGTTTTATAAAGAAGTCATTGAAAAACACGCCGACACGATCAAAGAACTTGGCGTGGATTTCAACAACGGCTTGGGCGACCTTTACGCGAAACTTCAGAACTTGCCTGAAGCAAAACGCATCGAAATTGAAAACGATATTCAAGCGCTTTACAAGAGCATGCCGAGCCTTGCCATGGTTGATTCCAGCAAAGGGATTACCAACTTGCACGTGCCAAGCGATGTCATCATCGATGCTTCTATGCCTGCTGCCATTCGCGCCGGTGGAAAAATGTGGGGCGCAGACGACGCCGAGCACGACGCGAAGTTTGTCATTCCCGACCATAGCTATGCGCCGCTCTATCACGCAACCGTTGAGCATTGCATCGCTAACGGCGCATTTGACCCGACCACAATGGGCACGGTGCCAAACGTGGGTTTGATGGCTCAAAAAGCTGAAGAATATGGCTCACACAACACCACTTTTGAAGCTCCAGGCAACGGCTCTATTCGTGTCGTTGATGCTGCTGGCAATGTCATTCATGAGCATAAAGTAGAAAATGGTGACATTTGGAGAATGGTTATGGTGAAAGATGCACCAATTCGCGATTGGGTAAAATTGGCTGTGAATCGTGCGAAAGCAACCGGTTGGCCGGCTGTATTTTGGTTGGATGAAACCCGTGCGCATGATGCCCAGTTGATCACTAAAGTTAAAGAGTATCTCAAAGAGCATGATACCGCCGGTCTTGACATTCGCATTATGAATGTTTATGACGCCGCGAAATTCTCGCTCGAAAGAATGCGCAACGGCGAAAACACGATTTCCGTAACCGGCAACGTGCTTCGTGATTACAACACTGATCTTTTCCCGATTCTCGAGCTTGGCACCAGCGCCAAAATGCAATCCATCGTTCCATTGATGAACGGCGGCGGCTTGTTCGAAACTGGCGCAGGCGGCTCTGCTCCAAAGCACGTTCAGCAGCTTGTAAAAGAAAATCACTTGAGATGGGATTCACTTGGTGAGTTCCTCGCGCTGGTTCCTTCCTTGGAGCAGCTTTGCACAGCGACAAACAACCCGAAAGCAAAAGTTTTGGCCGATACTTTAGATCAAGCTATTGGAAAACTTTTGGACAACGATAAGTCGCCAAAACGCAAATGCGGCCAGTTGGATAACCGCGGTAGCCATTTCTATCTGGCCATGTACTGGGCAGAAGCATTGGCCGCTCAAACCGAAGACGCGGATCTTCAAGCAAAATTCACGCAGCTCGCAAAAGACTTGGCTGATAACGAAGTTAAAATTGTCGAAGAGCTCAATTCTGTTCAAGGCAATCCAGCCGACATCGGCGGCTACTATCGCCCGGACTTTGAGAAAACCTCAAAAGTCATGCGTCCGAGCGCCACATTGAATGCCATCATCGATGGATTTGCGGCGTAA
- a CDS encoding ArsA family ATPase, producing MLGRDFDDEQKLPRVIIYSGKGGTGKTTVSSSTAVALARSGKRVLVMSSDPAHSLSDVFDVSLSRTDPKEIEKNLYGLEVDTIYELKKNMSGFQKFVADSYKNKGVDSGMASELTTQPGLDEIFALNRLLDEAHSGKWDALVLDTSPTGNTLRLLAYPEIIIGGNMGKQFFKMFKNMSALAKPFNSSTIPDQDFFNEVNVLLKQMEDINQFILRPEVTFRLVLNPEKLSILETKRAYTFVHLYGINIDGIVINKILPTSKTVGDYFEFWSDLHRKYLMEIDNSFYPTPIFRCELQRSEPIGPDALYDISKFVFKEDAPDKIFHTGKNFWIETGKDPVTNLNRETLCIHVPFLNDAEEVKVLRMGTDIVVTIDRLQRIITLPRALYGLEMQEFLKEKDTLRVLFKEIPSSEKPRLELNVDKGVLNKLRQSRKMEG from the coding sequence ATGCTCGGAAGAGATTTTGATGATGAACAAAAGCTGCCCCGCGTGATTATTTATTCGGGAAAAGGTGGAACCGGTAAAACCACGGTTTCGTCTTCGACGGCGGTTGCCTTAGCTCGTAGTGGGAAAAGAGTCTTAGTAATGTCTTCCGATCCTGCGCATTCGCTTTCGGATGTTTTTGACGTGTCACTCAGCCGCACCGATCCGAAGGAAATCGAGAAAAACCTCTACGGCTTGGAAGTCGACACGATTTATGAGCTGAAGAAAAACATGTCGGGCTTTCAGAAGTTTGTGGCTGATTCCTATAAAAATAAAGGCGTGGACTCCGGCATGGCTTCCGAACTCACCACACAGCCCGGCCTCGACGAAATTTTCGCCCTCAACCGCCTGCTCGACGAGGCGCATTCCGGCAAATGGGACGCGCTCGTTTTAGACACTTCGCCGACCGGCAACACGCTCCGCCTCTTGGCCTACCCGGAAATCATTATCGGCGGCAACATGGGCAAGCAGTTTTTCAAGATGTTTAAAAATATGTCGGCGCTCGCCAAGCCGTTCAATTCAAGCACCATTCCCGACCAAGACTTTTTCAACGAGGTCAATGTGCTGCTCAAGCAAATGGAGGACATCAATCAGTTCATTTTGCGCCCAGAAGTCACCTTCCGCCTCGTGCTGAATCCCGAAAAGCTTTCCATTCTTGAGACCAAACGCGCCTACACATTCGTGCATCTGTACGGCATCAATATCGACGGCATCGTTATCAATAAGATTTTGCCAACAAGCAAAACCGTTGGTGATTACTTCGAATTTTGGTCGGATTTGCATCGGAAATATTTGATGGAAATCGACAATTCGTTTTATCCCACGCCGATTTTCCGTTGCGAACTTCAGCGCAGCGAGCCGATCGGCCCCGACGCGCTTTACGACATCAGCAAATTCGTCTTCAAAGAGGATGCGCCGGATAAGATATTCCACACCGGAAAAAATTTCTGGATCGAAACCGGCAAAGACCCTGTCACCAATTTGAACCGCGAGACGCTTTGCATTCATGTGCCGTTCTTAAACGACGCTGAAGAAGTCAAAGTCCTGCGGATGGGAACGGACATTGTGGTGACGATAGACCGGCTTCAGCGCATCATCACCTTGCCGCGCGCGCTCTACGGGCTTGAAATGCAGGAATTTTTGAAGGAAAAAGACACGCTCCGTGTGCTTTTCAAAGAAATTCCTTCGTCCGAAAAGCCACGCTTAGAACTGAACGTCGACAAAGGCGTGCTGAACAAACTCAGGCAATCCAGAAAAATGGAAGGTTAA
- a CDS encoding DUF4175 family protein produces MPETRNDIYAVLTERLRAVFRKEQQFMLLGGAMRALAAIFGLALSVALSESIFRFSGAGRLRLLVFFASGVLFAIGGLTLWPVFRHQFHLEDIAKKVGVKFPVLHDKLLNALQIFHDTQDAEKSNPFAEAELERVEKSARNLDFLEAVGDEKLKKNAVFSGAILFVISVCFAMFHADLGAAVHRLQYFDKEFILPDPFKIISLSKNIEITKGNDALLRFRIAPDSSLFKDEDDAPEVRKLNLKLVDLQGFELQKLTLFADSSRHFSYKLRSQKKSVVYFAESKENGDRLIKSEKYQVNVVDRPRVENFRVSIFPPAYSRRPRLRLEENFGDASALVGSKILIEAEASKPLETARLILNDSLLQPMSANGSVATVRFSLKNDLSYQFWLKDSLGFESEKSATYQLRALYDEPPEIRVLQPEEKQVDLPRSLAILFVVQIQDDYGFKKLAIRSRLAKSEFAKPSENFSETLIPLKSGISSSRKKSGSELILTVPYNWDLSRRLLSAGDEIEFYGEVTDNDAVSGFKTARTELYRLRLPTLDELFTDVEKKEDSAFDEVEKQIEKTKAVQRRLETVQNDLRQKREADWQDRKQIEETLRKQAELEKNVESLAQELEKLMKSLEKDKLASDETLQKYMEVQRLMSEINSPELQQAMQKMQEALKKMNDAQIREALKNFSFNEEQVRKRLERTLELLKRVQIERKFDELNERLSQMIEKEESLREQAERGRPDDAEKLRELEKEQSALNREQEAFEREFKELEEKLRDFPRADKMPLAELDSLKKMQQRDDVPGDMQQAEQNLQKRNPQAAAKKQQSAIAKMQKQREKLSEMKSMAQLQNKKQVMEALKNAAQSAIVLSMEQELLRDDFSLERGDIPTTDEMRRQAGEQQAILENVQLLKEIVTQVGKKSTQLGSRLTHELNRAETHMQEAISLASSRNAYRAKPEMTAAMEALNKFADQTGQTLSQMMQQQGQSGGEGDGSDMMQQMRNLSDKQGGLNQQTESAMGERLQMGQGERMLQLAAQQRMIQEQLRKLQERQMKNGESKLLGDLGKMLEDMEQVARKLEQQDLSSELIKRQQQILSRMLESTTALRKQGFEENREALAGKDIFKKTPQELQSEDRRSRLQDAINRLKEQGFSDDYRKLIQRYYESLEKDGL; encoded by the coding sequence ATGCCGGAAACTCGCAACGACATTTACGCCGTGCTTACCGAACGACTTCGGGCGGTGTTTCGCAAAGAGCAGCAATTTATGTTGCTCGGCGGAGCGATGCGCGCGCTGGCGGCGATTTTCGGGCTGGCACTTTCGGTGGCGCTTTCGGAATCGATTTTTCGGTTTTCCGGCGCGGGACGGCTCAGATTGCTCGTTTTTTTCGCGTCGGGCGTGTTGTTTGCGATTGGCGGATTGACGCTCTGGCCGGTTTTTCGCCATCAATTTCATCTTGAAGACATCGCAAAAAAGGTTGGGGTAAAATTTCCTGTGTTGCACGATAAATTGCTCAATGCCTTACAAATTTTTCACGACACACAGGACGCCGAAAAATCCAATCCTTTTGCCGAAGCCGAACTTGAGCGCGTGGAAAAATCGGCGCGGAACTTGGATTTTCTGGAGGCCGTCGGTGATGAAAAGTTGAAAAAAAACGCCGTTTTTTCGGGCGCGATTCTGTTCGTGATTTCTGTTTGCTTTGCGATGTTTCATGCCGATTTGGGCGCGGCGGTGCATCGGCTTCAGTATTTCGATAAAGAATTTATTTTACCCGATCCGTTTAAAATTATTTCCCTATCAAAAAATATTGAAATCACAAAGGGCAACGACGCTTTGCTGCGATTTCGAATTGCGCCGGATTCTTCGTTATTCAAAGACGAAGACGATGCGCCAGAAGTGCGCAAGTTAAATCTAAAACTCGTTGATTTACAAGGCTTTGAGCTTCAAAAATTGACACTTTTTGCTGATAGTTCGCGACATTTTTCCTATAAACTTCGAAGTCAAAAAAAATCGGTCGTCTATTTTGCGGAGTCGAAGGAAAATGGCGATAGGCTGATTAAAAGTGAAAAATATCAAGTCAATGTGGTTGATAGGCCGCGCGTGGAAAATTTTCGCGTGAGCATTTTTCCACCTGCATATAGCCGTCGCCCGCGTTTGCGGCTCGAGGAAAATTTCGGCGATGCGTCGGCGCTCGTCGGTTCAAAAATTCTCATCGAGGCCGAAGCCTCCAAGCCGCTTGAAACCGCGCGTTTGATTTTGAACGACTCGCTTTTGCAGCCGATGAGCGCAAACGGCTCGGTTGCAACGGTTCGTTTTTCACTAAAAAATGATTTATCCTATCAATTTTGGTTAAAAGATTCGCTCGGATTTGAGTCGGAAAAAAGCGCAACCTATCAACTTCGGGCGCTTTATGATGAGCCGCCGGAAATTCGCGTGCTTCAGCCGGAAGAAAAACAGGTGGATTTGCCGCGCTCGCTTGCGATTCTGTTCGTCGTGCAAATTCAGGACGATTACGGGTTTAAAAAATTAGCCATTCGCTCGCGCCTTGCAAAATCTGAGTTCGCTAAGCCGTCGGAAAATTTTTCCGAAACCTTGATTCCGCTCAAATCCGGGATTTCGTCGTCTCGCAAAAAATCCGGTTCGGAGCTTATCCTAACCGTTCCTTACAATTGGGATTTAAGCCGCCGCTTGCTTTCCGCTGGCGATGAAATCGAATTTTATGGCGAAGTGACCGACAACGACGCCGTTTCCGGTTTCAAAACCGCGCGAACCGAGCTTTATCGCCTGCGCCTGCCCACTTTGGACGAGCTTTTTACCGATGTGGAAAAAAAGGAGGACAGCGCGTTTGACGAGGTTGAAAAGCAGATTGAAAAAACGAAAGCCGTGCAGCGGCGATTGGAGACGGTGCAAAACGACTTGCGCCAAAAACGCGAGGCTGATTGGCAAGACCGAAAGCAAATCGAGGAGACGCTGCGAAAACAAGCCGAACTTGAAAAAAATGTCGAGTCGCTTGCTCAAGAGCTTGAGAAACTTATGAAGTCGCTTGAAAAAGACAAGCTCGCCTCCGACGAAACGCTGCAAAAATATATGGAAGTGCAGCGGCTCATGTCGGAAATCAATTCGCCGGAGTTGCAGCAGGCGATGCAAAAAATGCAAGAGGCGCTCAAAAAAATGAACGATGCGCAAATTCGCGAGGCGCTGAAAAATTTTTCGTTCAACGAAGAGCAAGTTCGCAAGCGCTTGGAACGCACGCTGGAGCTTTTGAAGCGTGTGCAAATCGAGCGCAAATTTGATGAGCTAAATGAACGGCTCAGCCAGATGATTGAAAAGGAGGAATCGCTTCGTGAGCAGGCCGAACGCGGGCGCCCGGACGACGCGGAAAAACTTCGCGAGCTTGAAAAAGAACAATCGGCGCTGAACCGTGAGCAAGAGGCGTTTGAGCGCGAGTTCAAAGAGCTTGAGGAAAAGCTGCGCGATTTTCCACGCGCCGACAAAATGCCGCTCGCCGAATTGGACAGCCTGAAGAAAATGCAACAGCGCGACGATGTTCCGGGCGACATGCAACAGGCCGAGCAAAATTTGCAAAAGAGAAATCCGCAAGCGGCGGCGAAAAAACAACAGTCGGCTATCGCCAAAATGCAGAAGCAGCGCGAAAAACTTTCGGAAATGAAATCCATGGCGCAGCTTCAAAATAAAAAGCAGGTGATGGAAGCGCTCAAGAACGCGGCGCAATCGGCCATTGTGCTTTCGATGGAGCAGGAGCTTTTGCGCGATGATTTTTCGCTCGAGCGCGGCGACATTCCCACGACGGACGAAATGCGTCGGCAGGCCGGCGAGCAGCAGGCGATTTTGGAAAATGTGCAATTGCTCAAGGAAATCGTTACGCAGGTCGGCAAGAAATCCACGCAGCTTGGCAGCCGATTGACGCACGAACTCAATCGGGCGGAAACGCACATGCAAGAGGCCATTTCGCTTGCAAGCAGCCGAAATGCTTATCGGGCAAAACCCGAAATGACTGCCGCGATGGAAGCGTTGAACAAATTCGCCGACCAAACCGGGCAAACGCTTTCGCAAATGATGCAGCAGCAAGGCCAGTCCGGCGGCGAGGGCGATGGCAGCGACATGATGCAGCAGATGCGCAACCTCAGCGACAAGCAAGGTGGCCTGAACCAACAAACGGAATCTGCGATGGGCGAGCGCTTGCAGATGGGACAGGGCGAGCGAATGCTTCAACTTGCCGCCCAACAGCGCATGATTCAAGAGCAACTTCGCAAATTGCAAGAGCGGCAAATGAAAAACGGCGAAAGCAAGCTGTTGGGCGATTTGGGCAAAATGTTGGAGGACATGGAGCAAGTCGCGCGAAAGCTCGAGCAACAGGATTTATCGTCTGAGTTAATCAAGCGGCAGCAGCAAATTCTTTCCCGAATGCTTGAATCCACGACCGCGCTTCGCAAGCAAGGTTTTGAGGAAAATCGCGAGGCCTTGGCGGGCAAAGATATTTTCAAAAAGACGCCGCAAGAATTGCAGTCGGAAGACCGCCGCAGTCGCTTGCAAGACGCCATCAACCGCTTGAAAGAACAAGGCTTTTCGGACGATTATCGCAAGCTGATTCAGCGCTATTACGAATCGTTGGAAAAAGACGGGTTGTAG